The proteins below come from a single Bryobacter aggregatus MPL3 genomic window:
- a CDS encoding efflux RND transporter permease subunit, whose product MNFSAIFIKRPVATILLMVGIGLFGVIAYFALPVSDLPNVDFPTISVSANLPGADPTTMASSVATPLERQFTTIAGVDSMTSSNSLGSSNITMQFDLSREIDGAAVDVQTAISAAMPLLPPGMPSPPSFRKVNPSDGPVMFFALTSNAMPKWQLDEIAQTVIGQRISSIDGVAQVNVMGSQKFAVRVQVDPEKLATRGIGINEVADAIRNWNVNTPTGTLWGPNRAYAIHTNGQLHNAEAYKDLIVAWRNNAPVRLADLGIVRDGSEDERTMAWNFNADKTFVQGINLMVMRQPGSNIIQVNDAVRKVLPEIRKQLPPTVDLSIRADRSKNIREAFADIEVTLVLTLFLVILVIFLFLRKASATIIPSLALPISLVGTFAVMYILDYSLDNLSMMAIILSVGFVVDDAIVMLENIVRHVEAGESPMEAALKGSREIWFTIISMTVSLAAVFIPILFMGGVMGRLFREFAVTITVAVLISGFVSVTLTPMLASRILRPHSPERPNLLSRMVEAPLLLATRMYELSLTWVVRHHLVMVVVFIAMFAATFKLLEVVPKGFIPDVDADQISINTEMAQGTSYQAMRVIQEKVNQVVAQDPDVETFLSSVGGGGPGGGGGGNSGRLFVQLKPLKQRKDSAAQIANRLRPKLASIVGVRAVPTLPPAIRIGGRGSNSSYQVTLQATDTAQLYREGQLFEREVAKLPAVLDINSDIQMRSPRVRIEIDRDKAATYNLDVQTIEQAIYNGYGTSFASTIYAPNNQYRVMLEVTPRYQAFADMLSKLYLKSGDGRLIPIEAVTHRVEDAGPQMINHSGQLPSVTVSFNLKPGVALGQAVEEITTLAREKLPSNINISFAGTAKAFQDSLSNMTTLLVVAILVVYIVLGVLYESFIHPLTILSGLPSAAFGALLTLLITGVELNLYAFVGLILLIGLVKKNAIMQIDFALAAQRNENMPAAQAIFKGCMTRFRPIMMTTAASLLGAVPIATGYGAGGEARKPLGMVIIGGLIFSQAITLYLTPVVYVYLDHFQNFLSARKKAKPGIATPTLGEAHS is encoded by the coding sequence ATGAATTTCTCAGCGATATTCATTAAGCGCCCTGTGGCCACCATCCTGCTGATGGTGGGCATCGGGCTCTTTGGCGTCATTGCGTATTTCGCCCTTCCGGTGAGCGACCTCCCCAACGTCGACTTCCCGACGATCAGCGTCTCGGCCAACCTTCCCGGCGCCGATCCGACGACAATGGCGTCTTCGGTGGCCACTCCACTCGAACGGCAATTCACCACCATCGCCGGTGTCGATTCCATGACCTCCTCGAATTCGCTGGGGTCCTCTAACATCACCATGCAGTTCGATCTCTCGCGCGAGATCGACGGCGCCGCAGTCGACGTACAGACGGCAATCAGCGCGGCGATGCCATTGCTGCCGCCGGGCATGCCTTCCCCGCCCTCCTTCCGCAAAGTGAATCCGAGCGATGGTCCGGTAATGTTCTTCGCGCTCACCTCGAACGCGATGCCGAAATGGCAGCTCGACGAAATTGCACAGACCGTGATCGGCCAACGCATCTCCTCGATCGATGGCGTGGCGCAAGTGAATGTCATGGGCTCGCAGAAGTTTGCCGTCCGGGTGCAGGTGGACCCGGAGAAGCTGGCCACTCGCGGCATCGGCATCAATGAAGTCGCCGACGCCATCCGGAACTGGAATGTCAATACTCCAACCGGTACCCTGTGGGGCCCGAATCGCGCTTACGCGATCCATACGAATGGACAACTCCATAACGCCGAAGCCTACAAGGACCTGATCGTCGCCTGGCGCAACAACGCACCGGTGCGCTTGGCCGACCTCGGCATTGTCCGTGACGGCAGCGAAGACGAGCGCACCATGGCGTGGAACTTCAACGCAGATAAGACCTTTGTCCAGGGCATCAATCTGATGGTGATGCGCCAGCCCGGCAGCAACATCATTCAGGTGAACGATGCAGTCCGGAAGGTGCTCCCCGAGATTCGCAAGCAACTGCCGCCCACGGTCGATCTGAGCATCCGCGCGGACCGCTCGAAGAACATCCGGGAGGCCTTTGCCGATATTGAGGTAACGCTGGTACTGACCCTCTTCCTGGTGATCCTGGTGATCTTCCTGTTTCTGCGGAAAGCCTCGGCGACAATCATCCCCAGCCTGGCTCTCCCGATTTCCCTGGTGGGCACCTTTGCAGTGATGTACATCCTCGATTACTCACTGGACAACTTATCGATGATGGCGATTATCCTGTCCGTCGGCTTTGTCGTCGACGATGCGATCGTCATGCTCGAAAACATCGTGCGGCACGTGGAGGCGGGAGAAAGCCCAATGGAAGCGGCCCTCAAGGGTTCGCGCGAGATCTGGTTCACGATCATCTCGATGACGGTCTCGCTTGCCGCCGTATTCATTCCGATTCTATTCATGGGTGGAGTGATGGGCCGGCTCTTCCGTGAGTTTGCCGTGACGATTACCGTAGCGGTGCTGATCTCCGGTTTTGTCTCCGTTACTCTCACGCCGATGCTGGCGAGCCGGATCCTGCGGCCTCATTCCCCGGAGCGGCCGAATCTGCTTTCCCGGATGGTGGAGGCTCCCCTGCTGCTGGCAACCCGGATGTACGAACTGAGCCTGACCTGGGTGGTGCGGCATCATCTGGTGATGGTGGTGGTCTTTATCGCGATGTTTGCCGCCACCTTCAAGTTGCTCGAAGTGGTGCCGAAAGGCTTCATTCCCGATGTGGACGCGGACCAGATCTCGATCAATACCGAGATGGCGCAAGGCACCAGCTACCAGGCGATGCGGGTGATTCAGGAAAAAGTGAATCAGGTGGTAGCCCAGGACCCGGACGTCGAAACGTTCTTGTCCAGCGTGGGCGGGGGCGGCCCGGGAGGTGGGGGCGGCGGCAATTCCGGCCGTCTCTTTGTCCAGTTGAAGCCGCTCAAGCAGCGCAAGGATTCTGCCGCGCAGATCGCGAACCGGCTGCGACCGAAGCTCGCCTCGATTGTGGGCGTTCGCGCCGTACCGACCCTTCCACCCGCCATCCGCATTGGAGGCCGGGGATCGAATTCCAGCTATCAGGTGACCCTGCAGGCAACCGATACGGCGCAACTGTATCGTGAAGGCCAACTCTTTGAACGCGAAGTCGCGAAGCTTCCAGCCGTGCTCGATATCAATAGCGATATCCAGATGCGGAGTCCGCGGGTGCGGATCGAGATCGACCGCGACAAAGCCGCCACCTACAATCTGGATGTACAAACAATCGAACAAGCCATCTACAACGGTTATGGCACCAGCTTTGCATCCACCATCTATGCGCCGAATAACCAGTACCGCGTGATGCTCGAAGTGACGCCGCGCTACCAGGCCTTTGCCGATATGCTCTCAAAGCTCTACTTGAAGTCGGGAGACGGACGGCTGATTCCGATTGAAGCGGTAACCCATCGTGTCGAGGATGCAGGTCCGCAGATGATCAATCATTCCGGCCAGCTCCCCAGCGTCACAGTTTCGTTCAACCTCAAGCCAGGCGTCGCCCTCGGTCAGGCGGTAGAAGAAATTACGACGCTGGCCCGCGAGAAGCTCCCTTCGAATATCAACATCAGTTTCGCTGGTACGGCGAAGGCCTTCCAGGATTCGCTCTCCAATATGACGACCTTGCTGGTCGTCGCCATCCTGGTGGTCTATATCGTCCTCGGTGTGCTCTATGAGAGCTTCATCCATCCGTTAACGATTCTTTCCGGACTGCCTTCGGCTGCCTTCGGAGCACTACTCACACTGCTGATCACAGGGGTGGAGTTGAATCTCTACGCCTTTGTCGGCCTCATCCTGTTGATTGGCCTGGTGAAGAAGAATGCGATCATGCAGATCGATTTCGCCCTGGCTGCCCAACGCAATGAGAACATGCCTGCGGCGCAGGCCATCTTTAAGGGTTGCATGACCCGCTTCCGTCCGATCATGATGACCACTGCCGCCTCGCTCTTGGGGGCGGTGCCCATTGCCACCGGCTACGGCGCTGGTGGAGAAGCCCGCAAGCCCCTCGGCATGGTGATCATAGGCGGCCTGATTTTTTCTCAGGCGATCACGCTGTATCTCACTCCCGTCGTCTACGTTTACCTCGATCACTTTCAAAATTTTCTCAGTGCGCGCAAGAAAGCCAAGCCTGGCATCGCGACGCCTACCCTTGGTGAAGCTCATTCATGA
- a CDS encoding efflux RND transporter periplasmic adaptor subunit, translating to MRLPFSTLTLASTAALALFLTACNQQAATTPGKGAGKKGGDVPVVITKAVTKDVPLDLDVIGNVEASSTVTIKPQVSGELKAALFKEGEFVTAGSPLFEIDRRTITAQLDQAIANLARSEAQLRQATATLAKDVAQAEYLNSVSKRNEELMREGIVSKEVGAQAQSQAQAQKEATDADRAAIESSRADIAANKATIDNLKVQLSFTTIKAPITGRTGTLLVKPGNIVSANTTELVSIVQIQPLNVTFAVPESQFQKIANRFGKEKIPVTATPQDTATSSPDAHQGVLIFIENTVDSTTGTLRLRASFPNQDRKMWPGQFVRVRMRLGTLENAVVVPNQAIQTGQDGSYIYVVKEDRTVENRPVTTGQRNGNEIVITKGINAGETIVTEGQLRIAPGLKVTPRPAAGGGGGRKGEAKGAENSGGGENKGGGRPKKAE from the coding sequence ATGCGCCTCCCGTTCTCGACTCTCACCCTCGCCTCGACTGCCGCTCTGGCCCTTTTTCTGACTGCGTGCAACCAACAAGCCGCAACGACACCAGGGAAAGGAGCCGGTAAGAAAGGCGGCGACGTTCCAGTTGTCATCACCAAAGCGGTCACGAAGGATGTCCCCCTCGATCTCGACGTCATCGGCAATGTCGAGGCGAGCTCTACCGTTACGATCAAGCCCCAAGTCAGCGGCGAATTGAAGGCGGCGCTGTTTAAGGAGGGCGAATTTGTCACCGCCGGCAGCCCGCTGTTTGAGATCGACCGCCGCACGATCACGGCACAGCTCGATCAGGCGATTGCCAACCTCGCCCGCAGCGAGGCGCAGTTGCGCCAGGCAACGGCAACTCTGGCCAAGGACGTCGCACAGGCCGAATACCTGAATTCGGTCTCCAAGCGCAATGAAGAGCTGATGCGCGAAGGCATCGTGTCGAAGGAAGTCGGGGCGCAGGCGCAGTCCCAGGCACAGGCCCAGAAGGAAGCAACGGATGCGGATCGCGCGGCAATCGAGAGCTCGCGGGCCGACATTGCCGCGAATAAGGCCACGATTGACAATCTCAAGGTCCAGTTGAGCTTCACCACGATCAAGGCGCCGATCACCGGCCGCACCGGTACGCTGCTGGTCAAGCCAGGCAATATTGTCTCGGCGAACACCACCGAATTGGTGAGCATCGTCCAGATCCAACCGCTGAATGTGACCTTCGCCGTGCCGGAATCACAGTTTCAGAAGATTGCAAACCGCTTCGGAAAAGAGAAGATTCCGGTGACAGCGACCCCGCAGGATACAGCCACCAGTTCCCCAGACGCCCACCAGGGTGTCCTGATCTTCATCGAAAACACGGTAGACTCCACCACCGGCACCTTACGGCTCCGCGCCAGCTTCCCGAATCAGGATCGCAAGATGTGGCCGGGCCAGTTTGTCCGCGTGCGGATGCGCCTGGGCACGCTCGAGAATGCAGTCGTCGTCCCGAACCAGGCGATTCAAACGGGGCAGGACGGCAGCTATATCTATGTCGTCAAGGAAGATCGTACCGTCGAGAACCGTCCGGTGACCACGGGCCAGCGCAATGGCAATGAGATTGTCATCACCAAGGGCATCAATGCGGGAGAAACGATTGTGACCGAAGGACAGTTGCGCATTGCTCCCGGCCTGAAGGTCACCCCTCGCCCCGCAGCCGGTGGCGGCGGTGGACGCAAGGGCGAAGCCAAGGGTGCCGAAAACTCCGGTGGCGGCGAAAACAAAGGCGGCGGCCGTCCCAAGAAAGCTGAATAG
- a CDS encoding response regulator — MAEMMEIDRLKRQFLAALNHEVRTPLSGILGMTSLLEQSPLSGEQREYVNLTKACAEELYAVLSSTLEFTALAAGEASVISSDFLLHEAIEALSAQWLIKARQKGLNFYLRLSDEVPEAAKGDELRFRKLLQHLLSNAVKFTEKGSVELHVDIAPHPTDLKRFLLTAKIQDTGIGMSNEEITRIFESFEQLENGLSRRYPGLGLGVSLAQGLAKVLGGDLSVESTPGRGSVFSFTIPFGHSELEPTFQITAEKNVLVVDDNEAARKVAEAYLKRGGYQVTLAASGPEALEIAAKERFQLVIMDLQMPGMDGIETTTHLRDVVGYEKTPVLALTANAGDEYRTLCISHGMQGYLPKPVESETLLRTIRQLL; from the coding sequence ATGGCTGAAATGATGGAAATCGACCGGCTGAAGCGTCAGTTCCTTGCGGCCTTGAATCATGAGGTGAGGACTCCGCTGAGCGGCATCCTCGGCATGACCAGCCTGCTCGAGCAATCGCCGTTATCGGGCGAACAGCGTGAGTATGTGAATCTCACCAAGGCCTGTGCGGAGGAACTCTACGCCGTTTTGTCCTCTACCCTGGAGTTCACCGCTCTGGCCGCCGGAGAAGCGTCCGTCATTTCGAGCGATTTTCTTCTCCATGAGGCCATTGAGGCACTATCGGCCCAGTGGCTAATCAAGGCCCGCCAAAAGGGGTTGAATTTTTACCTGCGGCTCTCCGATGAGGTTCCCGAGGCGGCCAAGGGAGACGAACTCCGCTTCCGCAAGCTTCTCCAGCACCTGCTGTCGAACGCCGTTAAGTTCACAGAAAAGGGAAGCGTCGAGCTACACGTGGATATCGCCCCGCATCCGACCGATTTGAAACGTTTCCTGCTCACCGCCAAGATCCAAGATACCGGCATTGGGATGAGCAACGAAGAGATCACCCGCATCTTCGAATCCTTTGAGCAACTGGAGAACGGTCTGTCGCGCCGCTATCCGGGCCTGGGGCTCGGAGTGAGCCTGGCGCAAGGACTGGCGAAAGTGCTCGGTGGCGACCTGAGCGTAGAAAGCACCCCCGGCAGAGGAAGTGTCTTTTCCTTCACAATTCCATTTGGACACTCCGAACTCGAGCCGACTTTCCAGATAACAGCCGAGAAAAATGTCCTCGTTGTCGATGACAATGAGGCAGCACGTAAAGTGGCCGAAGCCTATCTAAAACGGGGCGGATATCAGGTCACCCTGGCGGCTTCTGGCCCTGAAGCCCTAGAAATTGCCGCAAAAGAACGCTTCCAATTGGTCATCATGGACCTGCAAATGCCTGGAATGGACGGAATTGAAACCACAACGCATCTCCGCGACGTCGTAGGGTACGAAAAGACACCAGTGCTCGCCCTCACCGCCAATGCCGGTGACGAGTACCGCACCCTATGTATTTCCCACGGGATGCAAGGTTATCTTCCAAAACCGGTCGAAAGCGAAACATTACTCCGCACCATCCGCCAACTGTTGTAG
- a CDS encoding DNA alkylation repair protein, protein MAALGTAERAVHAASYFKTSPGQYGEGDIFLGVSVPAQRKIAREAKHLSQDQIQELLASPIHEERFTALQILVAQYQKADAARRQEIYDFYLSQTRAINNWDLVDSSAREIVGQHLLVRSRQPLYRLVRSRSLWERRIAILATFAFLRTGDTADSYAIAELLLGDPDDLIHKAVGWMLREAGKTSQPALLHFLETHYTRIPRTTLRYAIEKLPEEQRKRILQAKTRH, encoded by the coding sequence CTGGCCGCACTCGGCACGGCGGAACGCGCGGTGCATGCCGCCTCTTATTTCAAAACCAGTCCCGGCCAGTATGGCGAGGGAGACATCTTCCTCGGCGTTTCTGTGCCGGCGCAACGCAAGATCGCACGCGAGGCCAAACACCTCTCCCAGGACCAGATTCAGGAACTGCTTGCCTCCCCCATCCACGAAGAACGCTTCACTGCCTTGCAGATTCTCGTTGCGCAATACCAGAAAGCCGATGCAGCACGGCGCCAGGAGATCTACGACTTTTACCTGTCGCAGACACGGGCGATCAACAACTGGGATCTCGTCGATAGTTCCGCCCGGGAGATCGTCGGGCAACATCTGCTGGTCCGGAGCCGCCAGCCGCTGTACCGGCTGGTCCGGTCGCGATCCTTATGGGAGCGCCGCATCGCGATTCTCGCCACTTTTGCGTTTCTACGGACTGGCGACACGGCCGACAGCTATGCGATTGCGGAGTTGCTGCTCGGCGATCCCGACGACCTGATCCATAAGGCCGTCGGCTGGATGCTGCGCGAGGCAGGAAAAACCTCTCAGCCTGCCCTGCTCCATTTTCTCGAGACCCACTACACCCGCATCCCACGCACGACATTGCGCTACGCCATCGAGAAACTTCCGGAAGAGCAGCGCAAGCGCATCCTCCAGGCAAAGACTAGGCACTAG
- a CDS encoding peptidylprolyl isomerase, producing the protein MENFLRYVDAGLYTDGAFHRSVRLDNQPQSPVKIEVIQAGIAAEKRGFAPIALERTRTTGLKHVNGTISMARSGPDSATSDFFFCIGDQTELDFGGKRNPDGQGFAAFGLTLRGLDVIRKIQQQAVQGQTLRPPIRIRSIRRVEAP; encoded by the coding sequence GTGGAGAACTTTCTTCGCTATGTCGATGCGGGCCTCTATACAGACGGGGCCTTCCATCGGAGTGTGCGCCTGGACAATCAGCCGCAGAGTCCGGTGAAGATCGAAGTGATTCAAGCGGGGATTGCCGCGGAGAAGCGGGGATTTGCGCCGATTGCTTTGGAGCGCACGCGCACGACCGGGCTGAAGCATGTGAACGGGACGATCTCGATGGCGCGCTCGGGACCGGATAGCGCTACTTCCGATTTTTTCTTTTGCATTGGCGATCAAACGGAACTGGATTTTGGCGGCAAACGGAATCCGGATGGCCAGGGCTTTGCGGCGTTTGGGCTGACGCTGCGTGGTCTTGACGTGATTCGCAAGATCCAGCAGCAGGCGGTGCAGGGGCAAACACTCCGGCCGCCGATTCGGATTCGCTCGATCCGGCGTGTCGAGGCGCCTTAG
- a CDS encoding tetratricopeptide repeat protein has protein sequence MTVDQNYLEQAQECIAAGDLGDAILLLEEAVEKGHESVEIAKLLARLSLRIDEVRAFQNWCHEALRMDPKDIEVHRMMEAYFRENGRDWEADEVRAIADAIKT, from the coding sequence ATGACTGTCGATCAGAATTATTTAGAACAGGCCCAGGAGTGCATTGCCGCTGGCGACCTGGGAGATGCGATTCTTCTACTGGAAGAAGCAGTTGAGAAGGGCCATGAGTCGGTAGAAATCGCGAAATTACTAGCCCGCCTCAGCCTGCGCATCGATGAGGTGCGCGCCTTCCAAAACTGGTGCCACGAAGCGCTACGCATGGACCCGAAGGATATCGAAGTCCATCGCATGATGGAGGCCTATTTCCGCGAGAACGGCCGCGATTGGGAAGCAGACGAAGTGCGCGCCATCGCCGACGCCATCAAGACCTAA
- a CDS encoding SGNH/GDSL hydrolase family protein: MRLATVFLVASFALMAEQEAATETPLRVLFLGNSYTYVNSLPDMVMALANSTPGRKIEAKSVTRGGSTLAELWSLTNGLEVLRSGTWDEVVLQDQSTLGINYANGKWIVNQPGGLLRWSRFWNTEIQRKGASPVLYLTWARKAYPEFQTALNYAYSEAARELNATIAPAGLAWKRIRETQPQFELFDPDGSHPSPTGTYLTACVFLETLVNRSCEGATRNFAGLKLTEADQHLLSDAAHYAVEQVRAGFLANLPRPDYSSLKPLPVGSGKPEDFQGIWHGTAMVHNAVQEMELNVSVAGKTCKGSITLSQVRNQIRLSYPLSNCTIDASTLIFMTSDPRMAVEEYRAILSEGKLVGTQALRSIDPYLRMHGTFELRKD, translated from the coding sequence ATGCGTCTCGCAACCGTGTTTCTTGTCGCGTCCTTCGCCTTAATGGCAGAGCAGGAAGCGGCAACAGAAACTCCGCTGCGTGTTTTATTCCTCGGCAATTCCTACACCTACGTAAACTCGCTGCCAGACATGGTGATGGCGCTGGCAAACTCGACACCCGGACGGAAAATCGAGGCGAAGAGCGTCACCCGCGGCGGCTCCACCTTAGCCGAGCTCTGGAGCCTGACCAACGGACTCGAGGTCCTGCGCTCCGGCACCTGGGACGAGGTCGTTCTGCAAGACCAGTCCACACTCGGCATCAACTACGCAAACGGAAAATGGATCGTCAATCAGCCTGGAGGACTCCTGCGCTGGAGCCGCTTTTGGAATACGGAAATCCAACGTAAAGGGGCCAGCCCGGTTCTCTATCTCACCTGGGCGCGCAAGGCTTATCCCGAGTTTCAAACCGCGCTGAATTACGCCTACTCAGAGGCAGCCCGGGAGTTGAACGCGACCATCGCACCCGCCGGCCTGGCCTGGAAGCGCATCCGTGAAACCCAGCCCCAGTTCGAACTCTTCGATCCGGACGGCTCACATCCCTCCCCCACCGGAACCTATCTGACGGCTTGCGTCTTCCTCGAAACACTCGTCAACCGAAGCTGTGAAGGCGCCACCCGCAACTTCGCCGGTCTCAAGTTAACTGAAGCCGACCAACATCTCTTGAGCGACGCCGCACACTATGCCGTGGAACAGGTCCGCGCCGGTTTTCTCGCGAATCTGCCCCGGCCAGACTACAGTTCTCTCAAACCCTTACCCGTCGGTAGCGGCAAACCGGAAGACTTCCAGGGAATCTGGCACGGCACAGCGATGGTTCATAATGCGGTACAGGAGATGGAATTAAACGTCTCTGTTGCCGGAAAAACCTGCAAAGGAAGCATCACCCTGAGTCAGGTGCGCAACCAGATCCGTCTCAGCTACCCGCTCAGCAACTGCACCATTGATGCTTCCACCCTGATTTTTATGACCAGCGATCCGCGGATGGCGGTGGAAGAGTACCGCGCCATACTGAGTGAAGGCAAGCTCGTCGGTACCCAGGCATTGCGTTCCATCGACCCTTATCTGCGCATGCACGGAACGTTTGAACTGCGGAAGGATTGA
- a CDS encoding acyl-[acyl-carrier-protein] thioesterase → MEVKIYREQSVVGYFEADVKLRLAPSAYWRLLQNAAAAHAAMLSAATEELRKDGQTWMLSKMRLDVKRHPRIGDAIVVETWPSTKLRGARAYRDFVILDERGATLATASSLWVIVDLGSRRPVRIPDAIVALCVDPGYAIPAVQEEALSPPEATAHEMTIRATWSDADQNEHINNVAILRWAVDALPLDFLMHHELERAEVHYRSELQIGDVVRILTSQDGLVVKQAVLNGESRIAALVHLQWRPS, encoded by the coding sequence ATGGAAGTCAAAATCTACCGTGAGCAATCGGTTGTCGGTTATTTCGAAGCCGACGTGAAGCTACGGCTTGCTCCGTCTGCGTATTGGCGCCTTTTGCAGAATGCGGCTGCTGCGCATGCTGCGATGCTTTCTGCTGCAACCGAGGAACTGCGCAAGGACGGCCAGACCTGGATGCTCTCGAAGATGCGCCTCGATGTGAAGCGGCATCCCCGGATTGGGGATGCGATTGTGGTGGAGACTTGGCCGAGTACGAAGTTGCGCGGGGCGCGGGCTTATCGCGATTTTGTGATTCTCGATGAGCGTGGTGCGACTCTTGCGACGGCTTCGAGCTTGTGGGTGATTGTCGATCTTGGCTCGCGGCGGCCGGTGCGGATTCCGGATGCAATTGTGGCGCTTTGTGTCGATCCTGGATACGCGATTCCTGCCGTCCAGGAAGAGGCGCTGAGTCCGCCGGAGGCGACTGCGCATGAGATGACGATCCGCGCGACCTGGAGCGATGCCGATCAGAATGAGCACATCAATAATGTTGCGATCCTGCGCTGGGCCGTCGATGCATTGCCGTTGGATTTTCTGATGCACCATGAACTGGAGCGCGCCGAGGTGCATTACCGCTCGGAATTGCAGATTGGGGACGTCGTGCGGATCTTAACGAGCCAGGATGGGCTGGTGGTGAAGCAGGCGGTGCTGAATGGGGAGAGCCGCATTGCGGCGCTGGTGCATCTGCAGTGGCGGCCCAGCTAG
- a CDS encoding 7-carboxy-7-deazaguanine synthase QueE → MKISEIFYSIQGEGGLAGVASVFVRSSGCNLRCVWCDTPYTSWKPEGTEQSIDQIVDQVRSFPARHVVLTGGEPMLFEESIALCQRFRDLGLHITIETAGTVFRPVPCDLMSISPKLANSTPVADEFWASRHDKLRLQPEVLRKLMEHSDYQLKFVVAQPSDLEEIQPLVQALSAIPEKVLLMPEGRDAATLQQRSYWIVEACKTHGYRYSPRLHVQLWGDLRGV, encoded by the coding sequence ATGAAAATCAGCGAAATCTTCTATTCGATCCAAGGGGAAGGCGGGCTTGCCGGCGTCGCCAGCGTCTTCGTGCGCAGTTCCGGCTGCAATCTGCGCTGCGTCTGGTGCGACACGCCCTACACCAGTTGGAAGCCCGAAGGCACAGAGCAAAGCATCGATCAGATCGTCGACCAGGTCCGCAGCTTCCCCGCCCGCCACGTGGTCCTCACCGGCGGCGAGCCGATGCTCTTTGAGGAATCGATTGCCCTCTGCCAGCGCTTCCGCGATCTCGGCCTCCACATCACCATCGAGACGGCCGGAACCGTCTTCCGCCCTGTCCCCTGCGACCTGATGAGCATCTCCCCGAAGCTGGCCAACTCGACGCCGGTCGCCGACGAATTCTGGGCCTCCCGCCACGACAAGCTGCGCCTGCAACCAGAGGTGCTCCGCAAGCTGATGGAGCACAGCGACTACCAACTGAAATTCGTCGTCGCCCAGCCAAGCGATCTCGAAGAAATCCAGCCCCTCGTCCAAGCCTTGTCTGCTATCCCCGAAAAAGTCCTGCTCATGCCGGAAGGCCGCGACGCCGCCACCTTGCAGCAGCGCTCCTACTGGATTGTCGAAGCCTGCAAAACGCACGGCTACCGCTACTCACCCCGCCTGCACGTCCAGCTCTGGGGCGATCTGCGGGGCGTCTAG
- the queC gene encoding 7-cyano-7-deazaguanine synthase QueC — translation MKRAVCLLSGGLDSSTCLAVAHRAGFDCYALSFDYGQRHLFELEAARRIAASLGASEHKILKLDLRSFGGSALTADIDVPKDRAAKDMDTGIPVTYVPARNTIFLSFALAWAEVLGAADIFIGVNAIDYSGYPDCRPEYIAAFVKMANLATRAGVEGATSLQIHTPLIALSKGGITKLAAELGVDFSLTFTCYDPDAAGRSCGACDACQLRLKGFAEAGLTDTVPYQSR, via the coding sequence TTGAAACGTGCAGTTTGTCTTCTTTCCGGCGGACTTGATTCCTCCACCTGCCTCGCCGTTGCCCACCGCGCGGGCTTCGATTGCTATGCGCTGAGCTTCGATTACGGCCAGCGGCACCTCTTTGAGCTCGAAGCGGCCCGCCGCATCGCCGCCAGTCTTGGCGCCAGTGAGCACAAGATTCTGAAGCTCGATCTCCGCAGCTTTGGTGGTTCTGCGCTCACCGCCGACATCGATGTGCCCAAGGACCGCGCAGCAAAGGACATGGACACCGGCATCCCCGTCACCTACGTTCCGGCGCGCAACACGATCTTCCTGTCCTTCGCCCTCGCCTGGGCCGAAGTCCTCGGCGCCGCCGACATCTTCATCGGCGTCAACGCGATTGACTACTCCGGCTATCCCGATTGCCGTCCCGAATACATCGCCGCCTTTGTGAAGATGGCCAATCTCGCCACCCGCGCTGGCGTTGAAGGCGCCACCTCACTGCAGATTCATACGCCGCTCATTGCTCTATCCAAAGGTGGAATCACGAAGCTTGCCGCCGAGTTAGGGGTCGACTTCTCACTCACCTTCACCTGTTACGATCCCGACGCCGCGGGCCGTTCCTGTGGCGCCTGCGACGCCTGCCAACTGCGCTTGAAAGGCTTCGCCGAAGCCGGTCTCACCGACACCGTGCCCTACCAGTCGCGATGA